A region of Chloroflexota bacterium DNA encodes the following proteins:
- a CDS encoding DUF333 domain-containing protein, whose product MKRTNKLTIITIFGALALLMAACSPALDKTQEPNDNLTLANPAAVYCENLGYTLLSVERNGGEDADCVFSNGSQCAQWDFLAGRCGQPFSYCEQQGGTLEEGGNVGICRFADGSYCDEYAFLTGECAKGDNPEEASISAENEGSYPVDPEIALVDIEIQGFNDALSYILEYMQDQYDFRASEPWTETDITTDNTTATTTHRYVSGPLTVVISTMASAPANDYIINEVSNLTNGFIWRGTLSYNGTVLTDEVHLPGTIKSVEEARDAVFAYLNQAYGTPILSNWSDEGSTQGTLNDHPTTVRTFSANSWVVVLEFEPTSPLVASYHVTVEEQSGSIDWEGNITLYGEITEGSTLP is encoded by the coding sequence ATGAAAAGAACCAACAAGCTCACCATAATCACGATATTCGGTGCCCTGGCGCTGCTAATGGCCGCCTGTTCACCTGCCCTGGATAAGACCCAGGAGCCCAATGACAACCTCACCCTTGCCAATCCAGCAGCGGTTTACTGCGAAAACTTGGGATACACACTGTTAAGTGTGGAACGCAATGGTGGCGAAGATGCTGACTGTGTCTTTTCAAACGGCTCTCAATGTGCACAGTGGGACTTTCTCGCCGGGCGCTGCGGCCAGCCCTTCAGTTACTGTGAACAACAGGGCGGCACCTTGGAAGAAGGCGGTAATGTCGGTATTTGTCGTTTTGCCGATGGCTCCTACTGTGACGAATACGCTTTCCTGACAGGTGAGTGCGCAAAGGGCGACAACCCCGAGGAAGCCTCCATTTCAGCCGAAAACGAGGGAAGTTACCCTGTCGATCCGGAAATCGCACTTGTTGATATTGAGATTCAGGGCTTTAATGACGCCTTAAGCTACATTCTTGAGTATATGCAGGATCAATATGACTTTAGAGCCTCAGAACCCTGGACAGAAACGGACATCACAACCGATAACACCACTGCCACAACCACCCATCGTTACGTTTCCGGACCGCTGACAGTTGTGATCTCGACTATGGCCTCGGCGCCTGCCAACGACTATATCATCAATGAAGTGTCCAATCTGACCAATGGATTCATTTGGCGAGGCACACTAAGTTATAACGGCACCGTCCTCACCGATGAAGTCCATCTGCCTGGCACCATCAAAAGTGTTGAAGAAGCTAGGGATGCCGTGTTTGCGTACCTGAACCAGGCCTATGGCACACCGATTCTCAGTAATTGGTCTGATGAGGGCAGTACACAGGGTACCCTCAACGATCACCCCACAACGGTGAGAACCTTTTCAGCCAATAGCTGGGTAGTCGTTCTCGAATTTGAACCTACCTCCCCGCTGGTTGCGTCCTATCATGTGACTGTGGAGGAACAATCCGGGAGTATCGACTGGGAAGGTAACATCACCCTTTATGGCGAGATCACTGAGGGCAGCACTTTACCGTAA
- a CDS encoding tyrosine-type recombinase/integrase: MMMEILPPQEDRDHEKALQTRVERPPSQNPAVSYLASLGSASSRRVQRAALDKIAELLSNGEITDCLNFPWEKLDYGTVTAVKAWLDDRYAPATVNRYLVAIRRVIKEAWRHHLISAEAYQRATDVQSVNAQRLPTGRELASDELRGLIAACLEDEKNPKLGLRDAAIISLMYSSGLRRSEVVALSLEDLDLAKGQLRVIGKRNKERLAFLAAGAVRAIEKWLEVRGNQPGPLFYPVNKSGKVVRKRKERLTDAQKAAGRVPGWIEARLTDQIIYHIIDRRALEAGLVKKTTPHDLRRTFVSDLLEAGVDLSTVSKMAGHEDTNTTRRYDRRPDKVMQEAVDRLDVPFPEE; this comes from the coding sequence ATGATGATGGAAATCCTTCCCCCGCAAGAAGACCGGGACCACGAAAAAGCCCTGCAGACCCGGGTGGAACGCCCACCCAGTCAGAATCCGGCTGTTTCTTACCTGGCAAGCCTCGGCAGCGCCAGCAGCCGCCGGGTGCAGCGGGCTGCGTTGGATAAGATCGCTGAACTGCTCTCCAACGGTGAGATCACGGACTGCCTGAATTTCCCCTGGGAAAAGCTGGATTACGGCACCGTCACGGCCGTGAAAGCCTGGCTGGACGACCGTTATGCCCCCGCGACCGTCAATCGCTACCTGGTGGCGATCCGGCGGGTGATTAAGGAGGCCTGGCGGCACCATCTGATCAGTGCGGAAGCCTATCAACGGGCGACGGATGTTCAGTCGGTGAATGCCCAGCGGCTCCCCACAGGCCGGGAATTGGCCTCGGATGAGCTGCGGGGACTGATTGCGGCCTGCCTGGAGGACGAAAAAAACCCCAAATTAGGCCTTAGGGATGCCGCTATCATCAGTCTGATGTATTCTTCTGGCCTGCGCCGCTCTGAAGTGGTTGCGCTGAGCCTGGAGGACCTGGATCTGGCGAAGGGGCAACTGCGGGTGATCGGCAAGCGCAACAAGGAACGGCTGGCTTTTCTGGCTGCAGGCGCTGTTAGGGCAATTGAAAAATGGCTGGAAGTACGGGGAAACCAGCCCGGACCGCTGTTTTATCCGGTGAATAAGAGCGGGAAGGTCGTCCGCAAGCGCAAAGAGCGCCTCACGGATGCCCAAAAGGCAGCCGGACGGGTACCCGGATGGATTGAGGCCCGGTTAACCGACCAGATCATCTATCACATCATCGACCGGCGTGCCCTCGAAGCAGGTCTGGTAAAGAAAACCACCCCCCACGACCTGCGGCGGACTTTTGTCAGCGACCTGCTGGAGGCCGGCGTGGACCTATCCACCGTCTCGAAGATGGCGGGACACGAGGACACCAACACCACCCGCCGCTACGATCGCCGCCCGGATAAGGTGATGCAGGAAGCTGTTGATCGCCTAGATGTCCCCTTCCCTGAGGAATAA
- a CDS encoding Fic family protein, with protein sequence MNPSDFTHQAPGRLIETPAGHAAYLPNPLPPVLDGSNRLMSALSQAEARLAALEEIGKAFLAPKMLARPFIRKEAMHSCRIEGIRTSFESLLSYEAGLRSLGRDLLDARDVQNTVQAMENGLDQILSQPFSTGLIRELHTQLFEGIRGEWRTPREFREAQNWIGGPGTTLENTRYIPPPVPEMKIALVELENFIHSGSDLPELIRIGLINYQFEAIHPFLDGNGRIGRLLIPLLLAAWGKLSQPLLTLSAYFETHQLDYYDHLLDVTQKSAWEKWLIFFLQGVASQAEGATHRIQRLTDLRQTYHRRFADQRSRQKLAELVDFLIGTPITSIQQAQESLKMGSYTTIQRQIEKLAALGIVHEITGQHRNRLYQADEILQIMIENE encoded by the coding sequence ATGAATCCCTCTGATTTCACCCACCAAGCCCCCGGCAGGCTCATCGAGACCCCCGCAGGCCACGCCGCCTACCTCCCAAACCCGCTCCCACCCGTGTTAGACGGGTCAAACCGGCTGATGTCCGCCCTATCGCAGGCTGAGGCGCGGCTGGCAGCGCTCGAGGAAATCGGCAAGGCCTTCCTCGCCCCAAAAATGCTTGCCCGTCCCTTCATCCGCAAGGAAGCGATGCATTCCTGCCGAATTGAGGGTATTCGCACCTCTTTTGAGAGCCTTTTATCTTACGAAGCCGGGCTCCGTAGTCTCGGCAGGGACCTGCTGGACGCCCGAGATGTTCAAAACACCGTCCAGGCAATGGAAAACGGGCTGGATCAAATTCTTTCTCAGCCATTCAGCACGGGCCTAATCCGCGAACTTCATACTCAATTATTTGAAGGCATTCGGGGAGAGTGGCGGACACCCAGGGAGTTCCGTGAGGCGCAAAACTGGATCGGCGGACCCGGTACGACCTTGGAAAACACCCGTTACATTCCTCCACCAGTGCCGGAGATGAAAATTGCGCTGGTTGAACTGGAAAACTTCATCCACAGCGGCTCTGACCTACCCGAACTGATCCGGATTGGGCTGATTAACTACCAATTCGAGGCAATCCACCCCTTCCTGGACGGTAACGGACGGATCGGACGACTGTTGATTCCCCTGCTGCTGGCTGCCTGGGGCAAACTTTCGCAACCCCTGCTCACTCTTAGCGCTTATTTTGAAACGCATCAACTGGACTATTACGACCACCTGCTGGACGTAACGCAAAAAAGCGCCTGGGAGAAATGGCTGATTTTCTTCCTCCAGGGCGTCGCCAGCCAGGCGGAAGGTGCAACGCACCGAATCCAGCGCCTGACCGACCTGCGCCAGACCTATCACCGCCGGTTTGCCGATCAACGAAGCCGGCAAAAACTGGCGGAATTGGTCGATTTTCTGATCGGTACACCGATCACGAGCATCCAGCAGGCCCAGGAAAGTCTGAAAATGGGCAGTTACACCACCATCCAGCGCCAGATTGAGAAGCTGGCAGCCCTGGGAATCGTACATGAGATCACCGGACAGCACCGCAACCGGCTATATCAGGCGGATGAAATCCTGCAGATTATGATAGAAAACGAGTAA